The genomic region ACTCCTCCTCCTGCTGCAGCTGCTATGCCGGTGCTAGCGACGATGCCGCTGGCCTAGCTTCCCTCCTCCTCGGTGCCCTTGAGGTACTCCCCGTCGCCGCTGTGCGCGCCAGAGTTGGCGCCGCGAGCGTCGGCCGACAGCGAGGTCGACCCCTCCttggcgccgctgccgccgcggccGTAGTCCGAGAAGACGCCGGCGTTCATCATGCTGTTGccagtggcgccgccgccgccgcccatgctGGCCtcaccgtggaggaggttgaacccGGTGGTCGCGCCGGAGGACATCCCCAGCTGGCCGTGCGAGGCCgcctggtgctgctgctgctgctgctgctgctgctggagcggCGACATGGCCTGCTGCGCGTACATCATCGACGACCGCGCCGCCATCAGCGACTGCGGCGACATCATCTGCGCCGACTGCTGCGGCATGTACCGCGGCCCGGACTGCATCATCAGGTTGGACGGGTACTGCGCGGAACCACGCCAAAGCGATCAAGAAGTTCATTCAGTCCTCTTAACAACTCCAGAAAAACAAGAACCGCAGCAGGGCCAGCCTCGATGAGAACTCACCTGAGACAGCGACGCCGTCTGCGGCGGCTGGCtgtcggcgatggcggcgaggtacATGAGGTTCTGCTGGAGCTTAGCTTGGTTCCTGCAGCACCGGAGCAGTAAGTGGTAGGCAAAACAAGGCTCAGCGTGCAGGCGCTGTAGCCTGTTGGGCAATGAACATTAAGCAAAAATAATAATATGTGGGACCATTGTGCAGAGATTGGCAGGTAACCAAAGATGCGCTCCCTGTCAGTCACCACAAAGTAAGCATATGCACATGAACAGAACACGCATGAGTATGACTGAAAAATAAAGATGAAACTGTTGCGGGCACTGACAGTAGGGAAGCGGAGAAACAGTGCGCTGAACAAGATACAGTGGTACTTTTCCGCACAGTAATCACGTCTATATCAGACAGATACTTTTTCATCAATAAACATAATTTTTCATCAGCCTAGAACAAGCACAAATCAACCTGGGTCTCAACCAACGTACTCCTACTAAAATCAGTAGCATCACCATTAGGGCCTAGTACGACCAACGTGGATGTCATTTGCGAACACATTTGATTGTCCAAACCGGGAAGGCCCTTGAATCGCTCTCTATTAGACGACCATAGCATTCTCTAATTGTTCCTAACACTACTCCCAACTGATATGATGTTACCAAAAAGAGCTAAGATAGCAAAAACTACATAAAACACTGCAGCATTCCATCACGAGTGCAGTGCTCCAACAGCACAGTTGCTGGGGTAGTTCACAAGGATATCAGACCAGATCAAGATCAGATCAGACCAGGGATCGGACTCACCGTGCACACTCCTCCACCTTGCCGTTGTTCTGGTTGTCGAGGATGGCCAGGATCAGCTGCTTGTTCTCATCCAGGTACTGCACAGTTCCAACGCCCAAGAAACTTTTTTATGTTAGTAACACATTTCAGTGAAGGCATATCTTGAATACTATACTGAATACAAGTACTAGTACTGCATCACAGCTGGGTGCCAACACCTCCATGTTCTGGATGTTTACCTAAATCAGTCAGTCAAGCACAGCATATGAAAACACAATCATCTATCACCAATTAGGTGCCACACAGGAGATTAGGGTGTTGCATGCACAGACACAAAAGATCTGACTGCCAACAGCCTATCCTATCAAGCCGAGGGTCAATCATTGACTGACACGGTAGCATGTAAGCAGGTTATCACAGAGGCAAGGACAAGCGCACAGCCGTGAAGCCAACTTTAGGGATCTAGCAGTCAAATACCAATGGCACAAGCGAACCTACATTCCCACTACCCACATGAACTTGGACCAGATCATGTCTGGCTCGGCCTGGCCAATAAGGCCACTCTGACCGCTAATCTTTTTCTACCAAGATATGGCAAGACACTATCCCTGGGAAAATATTCAGATTTGCACGTTGGATTAGTGGAAAGATTTATGGAAATAGCACGGCCTTTACTCGTTTCCGTTGATAGAAGATTGCACATGATGCACCTGCTAAGAAAAGGGGGCAAGATTTAATGGCGGTTTGGTAGGCCAGATGCAGGGAACGCAGGCCTGGCATGGGTTACTACTTTGCCAAAAATACTGGCGTGATCATGGGCGCCGCGGCACCGACCAAAACAAGCTGAAAATAGTACTAGGATTTTTTGGGGAAGGGGGGGAAATGATGTGGAAATACTCTCATCATATCGCAAGGAGCAAGAAAATAAAAGGGGACAAGAAAGACAGCAACAGTTTGAACTGCAGATGAAATCAGGCGTGAGGGACCATGGAGAGCAGAACAGATCTTAATATAAAAATACACATCAAGGGTATCTAGACTAGACTGGACGGAGGGTGGGGAGAAGAATAAGCATGAAGAATAAGAGGGGGTCAAACTCAGCGTGCCCTAGACTAGAGCTCCTCACAAATCTCCTAAACAAAGATCAAATGCTCCTAGAAAAGTGCGAAAACAAAAAGGGGAGAGGGAAATGATTCAAGACCACATAAAAAGAAACTGCGAAAGACCTAAAGAAGAAGAGAAGGCCAGAATAGAGCAGCGGGAACAAAAAAAGGAAACGGAAATAGAGTTGCTTCTCATTAacagaaagaaaaggaaagagaaatGATTCAAGCACCAGATGAATGAAGAAGAATACGGAAGAAATAAGCAAGGAAAGAGAGGGATGGAGTATATAAGCACAAGAAAGAAAgtggggaaaagagggagggggatttgggggatgATGAGATGACCTGCTGAATGAGATCAGTGGTGACAGTGGTAGAGGAAGCGTAGCCCCCCATCATGCTCTGGTTCATCTGCATCAGGTGTTGCTGCTGCATTCCAATCACCAACTGCAAAAAGCTTACGCCCCTCCACACAAGACCACCGCCCCTGCCGCCGCCCCTTTTGCTCTGCTTCTCCCTCtgcctccccttcctccccccctTCCCCCTCTGATCTTGCTGCTTTAGAACAGGCCGGTGcggagggaaagagagagagggaggtcTGAAGGTTTCTTGGGGTTTTGGTGGTGAGAAGGAGAGCAGGCAGGGTTTTGGCCTTTGGTTTTGGAGTGGAGCTCTTTaaaaaggggaggggaggggagtagCACCACCACCGCCGGGCGACTGGGCTGCCGCTTCAGGCTGGTCACAATGgtcaagaacataagctagtaacttcacactttcctagactatgttactacctccatagtgggtagaaacatctatgtagtgtcatgcaacgatgtatttattaggttatagactcattgttttttggagtgtgtgatgttccggtaacttagctagttaccacaagcacctctctcttcattaaatacgtgccacataagcaaagttgtattgaagtgtgtgatgttactcctaaattcctccccactgtgaccagcctcAAGGGGTTTCTTTTCCCAATCATTTTTCTTTCTTGGTCAAGCAAGCATTTGGTTTGGAGGGGCAGATCTTTTTTGAACGAGCTTTAAAGGCCGAGACCCCTACCATGCAAGTAACTTTTTACTGCCGGGCGGAAAGGCCGGTAACTTTCCGGACTTGGGCACCTGCGCATTCAAGCCGATTGATTCTTTAACAATGACCACCAGCCAGAGGCGAAAATAAATCGCCATCCATCGTATCTGTAGGCGTCCGTCCGTTAGGTTGGCCTAATTTATGTCCCCCACGCCCGAGTAGTACTATTTATGTCTCGGGCGAGATTTCTTGAGCTTGGTGTCCAGTCTGGCCTGCCAGCCCGTCCAGGGGCTATGTGATCCGAGCGGCTTGTGATGTGATGAGCAGGCTAGGCTACCTCCATTTCTTTACGCCCTCCGATACGATTCGCAGACGGTATGTCTCGTCACCCGTCACTCCCCTACACCAACCAGTTATTATAAATAAAATAATTACCGTACATGGTGTAACGTGCAGCAACGGAGCACGAGCGTGGTAAAATCTAGACGTGCTTACGGTGAATAGTCGTTGGAGGGCGACCAAAAAGCACGTTCCGCCGCCGCGTCTGCGCGGCGGAGCGGTGGTGCCGGAGAGGCGTAGGGCGTGCTACAGTGAGGCGTACGCGGCGGCAACGTTTGGAAATTTCAGTCTGTCGTATCCGCGGCGCTCCCGTTTACCATGGCCATGGCTGGCCACTAGGGTAATAACACCAAAAGTTACAGCGGGGCTACAGCCTAGAGACGcacggcgtgtgtgtgtgtgtatacgctGCACAGTCGCTGCGGGCACAtgcagtctctctctctctctctcggatgggcgcgtgcatgcatgcacgcagTGCCTGCCGCCCGGTAAGGCGTTGCGTCATCTGACTCGGATCCTCCGCGGTAAAAAAGTGACTATAGTAATTTGTTTTACCTGCCGCCCTAGGGGTGGTCACTGGTCTGGGAGGACGTGTGGTAGTTACTGTACCACTTTACGGCTGGCTCTGGGTGTTACGTTCGGTAAAAAGGTAGAGTAAAGCGCGGTACAGCAGGGAAGACTTGGGCGGGTGGAGTCAAAGGTGGCCTCCAAATGGCTCTGTCATCGCTCATTCGTCGTCTCGTCCCTGCCCTGCTGTAACTGAAGCAAGGTTTTTTTTTCCCGGCCACCTCGCGGCTGATCGTTGCAGGTGGCTATTTTTGTACTTCCTCTTTTTCGGTTTATAAGCCTCAAtttaaaaatctcaccaaccaagatagatggtgagtggtggaatatttttttttgtttgcaaaaacacccaactaatgctcttgttttcctcaaaaaagtatgtttaccaatgcattaattgcaatgcatgcatgcataaattacatgcattggtcaattttctcttaatatttGCATGCAACAATTTAATGCACcatggaatctgaacatgtgatgggaaacaaccaaattgagccttataaaatggaaaaactaaagttttgagataagccctataaaccggaaaggagggagtggcAAGCTACCGCCAATGAATGGACTGATTTCGTGAGAGGTCCGGGTAGCAAATGCACAGGGAAAATACCAACGTGAAATATGTGACGCAAACGACCAGCTCCGCGACGAACGACTCGCTAGGGGCTATGGACTGCTGGTGACGCTAATGCATGGATGATACCAATGCAGAACCAACCTCGGCGGTTGCAGCGTCGGTGCTTGGGCGAGGAggttagagcatctatagccgggtgCACCAAACCCATCTCAAACGCTCGGACAAACGGCCTGGTCATGAAAATACGATCTTGATGAATGTCTTAAACGGGTCTTAAACATCCGGACTAACTGGCACCCatcatcactggtagaaaaagggcctgttgtcccggttcgtaagggcctttagtcccggttcctgaaccgggactaaagggtcggtactaatgccacggcgctttagtcccggttcagtccagaaccgagactgatgggcctccacgtggcctgtgcgcggagcccaggcaggagaccctttggtcccggttggtggcaccaaccgggaccaataggcatccacgcgtcagcatttctgtggctggggtttttgtttttttgaaggggggggggttgggggtttgggggttaatttaggtgtttcatatattgtgttagctagctataattaatagagagaagtgtcctctcttatgtccgtgcttgatcgacgctacgtactatacatacgtatagagaggactagacacgctagctagctagtaagcaaacgaaggaaacagaagatcgtcatgaacatatatgcatacagagagaagtgatatcgaccacctctctccttctccgagagattggtcgaacaacaagttctcgtatatctatccgacactaccggctacatatatacaataattatctcttacaaatataatcatacggagtcatgatccacatagtattctccgtcttcagcgatcacgtggtcaagaaagaatgccgccaattcctcttgaattgctcgcatgcgagctggtgctaggagttcatcccgcttctgaaacatctaattttaagaagggggtcaatacaaatgatggtaataaaataaaattgtgaatgttgttatttacgtacttcatattgttcgtcagagtacccgccccgctcacaggtcatgtggcggatggactcgcagacgtagtattcacagaaatcattcccttgttcctgccacaaccactttacaagaaatagaggtcaatcaaactgataagcaagaatgctacaTGGTATTGATGagactagcgcttgaatcactaggagatgcgcggaacatgctactgtagtacttactttcgggtgtctaaattttagctccttcggcagtcccggaacttttctggtgaattttctccaaaccctgccggacaaagaaaacaattacttgatatcaggaaatgaacaaagttgctgatatggtggataatgatcgatttaacttacttcttgaggattttagtCATGTCcacatactcctggggatcttttcgtttagagtccaagacagttactactccctgctcaagcctaatctctaggagaatatagtggtacctgcgcacgcatgcataactcatcaattacattactataacctggactaatatataagggaaaccgaatatgcacaagacagtaacactcacttgaagttgtaaggaaagagtattatatctttgttttcatttttttgaatgatcgtagcaagttggcctcggtatcttcgggacgatgttcaacctcagttgcatctatgagatatgtgttaacgaacccaatatcaccgatttgtcttttcttcaattcggcgatcttcaatctgcataatatagtgaggataattataaatacatgcaatgaaagagatgagctatatagagagacttaatgacagaagtagtagtacttacagacagtagcaggtgaccgttgttttatcgagggccaattgattgaaaaactgatagaactcctcaaatggaataggcaacagttcaattccaacgaggtcatgctccggtttaactctcgcatacaaagtactcctccccccagactctctgcagattttcaagtaccaatcatgtaatcttcgcatcatcgttgttaaagatttttcatctttgacgagaggcttcccgtactcgtatctgtgtatctgcacctccatgggatcataatgtacatcgtcgggtaggtaatcgtcaacattgcaataaccgggcaccatcctcagatcgacaatgtcgctaggcaccttgagcggggggcacgattgcttcgcttcttccccgagctgggcaatttgtttcccagctgctcgtcgttctttcagcctttgatcactgactgtacttcccgaccactccgcttcggcccatgtctttgcaataatgcgctcatagttgcctttcggcggagacttgggtggttttgccagggcagccagagtgcgcttcactttcaccggatctaccttctcctccgaaggtggatgtctctttgctttcaacccttgaaaccagtcatccacttcggttcgcgcgatcttcgcgttctcctccggggtcctctcgtatggtaacttctgtggactcttcagagaaggaccgaatctgtatgtcctcccgcctctagttgtactgctagatgccggccgagcagacggagcggttgtcttctttacttgcttacgaggcggaggagaaggactacgacgcgccggagcagctgccggagcggcagcgggtctcttccgcccttgctgacgaggcggagaaggaggaggctggctgctcgggcgcgccggcgcaggcggagaaggaggcggagtgccgccacgcgccagagaaggagccggccgagggccttgatcgtcactcgccggaggaggaggcggtggaggaggcggagtgccctgactcgccggaggaggaggcggtggaggaggcggagtgccctgacgccgaggaggaggaggaggcggaggcgtccagttcggaaggttgatgagctccttcctccataggcatggagtcttcagagcagaccccagccgagtctccccttcaccggtagggtggttaagctggaggtcctcaaatccctccgttatttcatccactatcaccctagcatatccttctggaatcggctggcagtgaaaagttgcgccgggttcagtaggataaacagagccaacagccgccttgaccttcaaattcatccattgcgtcataaggtggcaattttgagactccgtgatagcatccacgggatagctggcaggagccgtcaaggcatgctccggctgaagcagctcggtggaagccacgctgcttctgcgctgagatggcggggtagcttcggggaagcttcggcagtacgtttgctgcgatttgcttctcgttcctctatcgcgtctacccttgcttgcagcgcctgcatttgggtctgctgcacttttttcctcctctcatgg from Triticum aestivum cultivar Chinese Spring chromosome 4A, IWGSC CS RefSeq v2.1, whole genome shotgun sequence harbors:
- the LOC123086967 gene encoding GRF-interacting factor 1; this encodes MQQQHLMQMNQSMMGGYASSTTVTTDLIQQYLDENKQLILAILDNQNNGKVEECARNQAKLQQNLMYLAAIADSQPPQTASLSQYPSNLMMQSGPRYMPQQSAQMMSPQSLMAARSSMMYAQQAMSPLQQQQQQQQQHQAASHGQLGMSSGATTGFNLLHGEASMGGGGGATGNSMMNAGVFSDYGRGGSGAKEGSTSLSADARGANSGAHSGDGEYLKGTEEEGS